The Christiangramia salexigens genome includes the window GAGTGGAAAAACTTAAGAAATTAGGCGCTAAAGCGAGCAAACAGATAGATCAAAAACTTCTTAAGAACACTGAAACTGAAGATGAAAAAGAAACAGAGAATGAAACTTTAAATCTACAATAAGAAAAACTGCAGTCTTAAAGCATTTTCATAGAAATTAGAAGAATTCAAAAACCTTATTTATAAGAACATTTACATGAAGAAGACACTTATTTACATACTTGGAGGAATATTTATTTTAGGACTGTTATATTATGCCTTTATATATTTCGTACCCTATAGTGAAGGAACACGAAGCGGTGAATTGATTAAATTCAGCAGGAAAGGTGTGATCTCAAAAACCTGGGAAGGAGAAATTAGTCAAGGAATTAGCGGAGCTCAGATCTTTGAGTTTTCGGTACTTGACAGGGATGATGATGTAATTCAGAAATTACAACAATATGAAGGAAATTATGTGCGTCTCACCTATGTTGAGCGTTTTGCCACTTTTTTCTTCTGGGGTGACACCAAATATTTCATAACCGAAGTAGAGAAATCTGAAAGCCCACATTTTAGAAATTAATTATGCAAAAAGAATACAAATCAGTTGAAGAAAGTCAGGTTGTTATTTCTGAATTGATGCTTCCCTCCCATTCAAATTTTAATGGGAAAATTCACGGAGGCTATATATTATCCTTACTGGACCAAATCGCCTTTGCATGCGCATCCAAGCATTCCAGAGCATATTGCGTGACGGCAAGTGTGGACACGGTAGATTTCCTGAAACCCATAGAAATTGGTGAGCTTGTTACTATGAAGGCTTCGGTTAATTACATAGGCAGAAGCTCCATGGTTATTGGAATTCGAGTAGAGGCCGAAAATATTCAAACCGGCAAAGTAAAACATTGTAACTCCTCATACATCACAATGGTGGCTAAAGACGATGCTGGTAATTCTGTAGAAGTTCCCGGATTAATCCTTAAAACAGATAATCAGGTAAGGCGATTTGCCAAAAGCATTAAGCGAAGAAAAATGAAAATTAAACGCAGTAAAGAGTTTCATGAAACCGATTTTTTATCTGATAAGTATTTGCATATAGAAGAAGAGTATAAAGCTAAAATCCAGCTTGATTCTTGAGATCACACAGCTTTATAATAGCCATCTTTGTAGCAATAGGTATAGCTTTTCTTTTTCCGCAGGGAACTGAACTTCTACCTCTCAAGACCATTACCGATATTGGAATAGGACTGATATTCCTGTTTTATGGCTTAAAACTATCTCCTGCCGAATTTAGAGCAGGTGTACTTAATTACAAGATCCATATCATAATTCACTTAACTACTTTCGTAGTCTTTCCTTTATTATGTCTCGCCTGTCTCCCATTGTTCGAAGACGGCCTAAGGTCTGAATTGTGGATCGCCTTGTTTTTTTTAGGAACACTCCCATCAACGGTATCTTCATCTGTAGTTATGGTTGCTCTGGCAAAAGGAAATTTACCCGCAGCAATATTCAATGCAAGTCTTTCCGGCTTAATTGGAATTATCGCTACCCCTGTATGGATAGGCTTTATACTTGAAAAGACGACCGATTTTGAATTTATAAGTGTGCTTCAGAAGTTATGCTTGCAAATTATTGTCCCACTCGCCATTGGACTGTTCCTTCAACGCTATTTAGGTGATTTAGCCAGAAAGTTTGGAAAACAATTAAGCCTGTTTGATAAGACCACAATAATACTAATTATATATTCCAGCTTTAGCAATTCATTCAGTTCAAACCTTTTTGATACGGTAGAATTAGATGAGTTCTTTAAAATGCTCGCAGTTGTTTTTCTTCTCTTTTTTATTGTATACTTTGGTTTAGGCAAATTAAGCAACCTCTTTAATCTGAAAAGAGAAGATAAGATAACCGCGCAATTTTGTGGTACAAAAAAATCTCTGGTTCACGGAAGTGTAATGGTAAAAGTAATCTTTGGAAATGCCGCCAGCACAGGACTACTATTGCTCCCAGTAATGTTATACCATTCTCTGCAACTCATCCTGGTTGCGTGGTTTGCCGAAAGATACCGAAGACAGGGTTAGATTGCCAATATACTTATAGGTAAGAAGCGATTTTCGCAATACTAATCGTAAAGAAAATCCATCCAAGAATTAAGAACAGGCCGCCGATTGGAGTTATAGGGCCGAGGATACTAATTTTTCTACCCCGGGATCCGGACCAACACAGTCCATAAATACTAAAAGAAAACAATATTACCCCAATAATCAGAAACCAAGCTGTAAGGGTTTGAGTTATTTCCATAAAAGGGAAAACAATACCGGAAATGATAAGTAAAAAAGCATGATACAATTGATATTTCACTCCCGTTTCAAAACTTTTTAACTGATCTGCATTGAAAGATCGTTTTAAAGCATGTGCACCAAAAGCACCCAGTACAACTGCAAGAGCACCAAATACACCACCAAAAATCAGTACCGTTTCCTTCATTATTTATTAGGTTTGTTTTAAAACTAAAAAAAGTCAATTCGATTACAGTGAATCGCCAGATCATGTAACCAAATTGACTTTTTGAATTATAATGAGCTTACTTGCTCAGATACATTTTTCTTCTTGAATATAGATCGTAGAAAGCATCATCCTTCAAACTATCTATGAATAAAATGCTTTCTCCCGTACTCTTCATTTCCGGTCCTAGTTGCTTATTAACCTTATAAAACTTATTAAATGAGAAGACCGGCTGTTTAATCGCATAACCTTCAAGATGAGGATTAAAATTAAAGTCTTTTATTTTCTTCTCGCCCAACATAACCTTGGTAGCATAATTCACATATGGCTCT containing:
- a CDS encoding 6-phosphogluconate dehydrogenase; amino-acid sequence: MKKTLIYILGGIFILGLLYYAFIYFVPYSEGTRSGELIKFSRKGVISKTWEGEISQGISGAQIFEFSVLDRDDDVIQKLQQYEGNYVRLTYVERFATFFFWGDTKYFITEVEKSESPHFRN
- a CDS encoding acyl-CoA thioesterase encodes the protein MQKEYKSVEESQVVISELMLPSHSNFNGKIHGGYILSLLDQIAFACASKHSRAYCVTASVDTVDFLKPIEIGELVTMKASVNYIGRSSMVIGIRVEAENIQTGKVKHCNSSYITMVAKDDAGNSVEVPGLILKTDNQVRRFAKSIKRRKMKIKRSKEFHETDFLSDKYLHIEEEYKAKIQLDS
- a CDS encoding bile acid:sodium symporter, with the protein product MRSHSFIIAIFVAIGIAFLFPQGTELLPLKTITDIGIGLIFLFYGLKLSPAEFRAGVLNYKIHIIIHLTTFVVFPLLCLACLPLFEDGLRSELWIALFFLGTLPSTVSSSVVMVALAKGNLPAAIFNASLSGLIGIIATPVWIGFILEKTTDFEFISVLQKLCLQIIVPLAIGLFLQRYLGDLARKFGKQLSLFDKTTIILIIYSSFSNSFSSNLFDTVELDEFFKMLAVVFLLFFIVYFGLGKLSNLFNLKREDKITAQFCGTKKSLVHGSVMVKVIFGNAASTGLLLLPVMLYHSLQLILVAWFAERYRRQG
- a CDS encoding DUF423 domain-containing protein yields the protein MKETVLIFGGVFGALAVVLGAFGAHALKRSFNADQLKSFETGVKYQLYHAFLLIISGIVFPFMEITQTLTAWFLIIGVILFSFSIYGLCWSGSRGRKISILGPITPIGGLFLILGWIFFTISIAKIASYL